In the Nothobranchius furzeri strain GRZ-AD chromosome 1, NfurGRZ-RIMD1, whole genome shotgun sequence genome, ACTCTTAAATAGGTACATGAAGACACAGCttgttatttattcttttttattttgccTTGTTAGTTTGTTTCTGGCTACCTCACACCTCACTGTGGCTATGTtctactttctctctctctctctctctctctctctctctctctctctctctctctctctctctctctctctctctctcctctaccTCCgctgatttttcttagtttgtttcTTATTTCTCTGCCAGGTCTACTCTGTTGCATAAGGAGATGCTTTCTACACATCCACAATAAAGTCAACTGCTCTAATATAGTATGGCATCCAGACTAACCATTCTCTGTTTTAACTGTCAGGACAGAACAAAATACAACCAAAAACAGTGACAGGAAATGCACTTCGATTGTAAAATTTGAAACAACCAATCAAACATCAGATGCTCAGGACCACCACACTCCTTCTTCTGTTACTAAAAATCATCAAGAGGTTTAACGTAGACGGAACAAAGATGATCCTCCTCTGGGTgacactgctgctcctccatcaaGGATGTAAGTTTATTCTATAGCAATTATGCATTCTCATTTGTGACTGTTGTATTTTTGTTTAACATTTAATATTTTCCATCCAATGCAGATGCGTTAGTTCCAGTGGTCACAGTTCAGCTTGGTGAACCTGCAACATTTACATGTGATTTACCTGAAAATAGACACAGAAGAAGCAAACTCTACTGGTACAAGCAGAATGCTGGAGATACTCTGAACTTAATTGTGTTTGTTAAGAACTTTGCAGAACCCGTATATGGACCAGACTTCAATTCATCAAAACCATCTTTGATATTTAATGATACAATCAGCACCCTAACCATCCTAAAAACAACTGAAAAGGATGAAGGAATGTATCACTGTGTTTTCATTGGCTGGAAATCAGATACTTGGTATGGCACTTATTTATCAATAAAAGGTGAGACAaaatatatttaactttttaGTAAGTACTTGAAATGAACAATTTTTCCTTTTGATTCTTCTTTATGCCATATAATGTTTTAGTAAATATGTGATTGTTTCCATGActcatttatttatgtttatttcatTCGGTTTTTATATTATCTAAATCACAATTTATAACACTGCTTTTTTAAATAGGAAACAATAAAAAGACATCAAACTTGACTGTTGTTCAGCAACCAACACGATCCGATCAACTTCATCATGGAGGCTCAGTGAGTCTTCAGTGTTCACTTCTTACTGATGCCCCAAACAAGACGTGTTCAGAAGATCTCAGAGTATTCTGGTTCAGATCCAGATCAAACAAGTCCTATCCTGATGTGATCTACATGAATGGAAAAAGACATGATGGATGTGAGAAGAAACCTGACTCTGTGAATAGATGTGTGTTCTCCAGAAACACCTCCTCCTCTGATCCTGGGACTTATTACTGCGCCGTGGCCACATGTGGACTGATCAT is a window encoding:
- the LOC107374738 gene encoding uncharacterized protein, yielding MLRTTTLLLLLLKIIKRFNVDGTKMILLWVTLLLLHQGYALVPVVTVQLGEPATFTCDLPENRHRRSKLYWYKQNAGDTLNLIVFVKNFAEPVYGPDFNSSKPSLIFNDTISTLTILKTTEKDEGMYHCVFIGWKSDTWYGTYLSIKGNNKKTSNLTVVQQPTRSDQLHHGGSVSLQCSLLTDAPNKTCSEDLRVFWFRSRSNKSYPDVIYMNGKRHDGCEKKPDSVNRCVFSRNTSSSDPGTYYCAVATCGLIIFGNGTKVDLQDQTAGPKYIALVIACICLVLSVIVNIIFFCYRTPRAGLERESSQVKHPEDFTTEDRPELNYAALNFSKGDTTRGNKRGLRTQECVYSQAKL